Genomic DNA from Perognathus longimembris pacificus isolate PPM17 chromosome 6, ASM2315922v1, whole genome shotgun sequence:
GGCCTTTCAGGGTTCTGGTTTCCAGTGGGTGGCCACTGCGGGGGCAGGAAATTGAAACAGAAACCCAGCAGCCGGGCAgcatgcgggggcggggggggggtgggggggcgggggtgggtggggtgggtggtggcTCGCGGCCCTGGGCGGCGTCTCTTAGACAGCCAGCCACTTCCATCCTTGCCCTGGTGCCCTTTGTGTGCAGGTGGGGGTGGGAGCAGAGCTGGGAAGGGCTGGTGGCCCCATGACCTTGGGGGGGTGGGTCCCCCTGGAGAAAGGGCAAGTGTCCCCCtcaggggaggtgggggctctCGGGGCTGTGGCGTCGGAGCTTGGGGGTAGCTTGTGTGAAGCCTCGGGCACCAAGAGAGAAGCGGCCGCAGCGATGGCAGGGCCGGGTCCCGGTGGCTCAGGGCCGGGTCCCGGTGGCTCAgggccgggtgccggtggctcagggcCGGGTCCCGGTGGCTCAGGGCCGGGTCCCGGTGGCTCAGGGCCGGTGGCTCAGGgcggggtgccggtggctcagggccgggtgccggtggctcagggcCGGGTCCCGGTGGCTCAgggccgggtgccggtggctcagggcCGGGTCCCGGTGGCTCAGGGCCGGGTCCCGGTGGCTCAGGGCCGGGTCCCGGTGGCTCAgggccgggtgccggtggctcagggccgggtgccggtggctcagggcCGGGTCCCGGTGGCTCAgggccgggtgccggtggctcagggccgggtgccggtggctcagggcTGGGTCCCGGTGGCTCAGGGCCGGGTCCCGGTGGCTCAGGGCCGGTGGCTCAGGGCCGGGTCCCGGTGGCTCAGGGCCGCCCGCCCAGCGGTTCGAGGGACCGTGGCAGatggcagcccgggcaggaaagtgtctcatctccgattaaccggcaagaagccggaagtggaggtgagcGCCAAGCTCCGTAAGGGGCGGCACCCAGGCCCCCCACATCCTCCCAAGCCCGCTCTAATCCCACCCCACTGCCCCCCCACCAAACCCACAAAGAGCCAAGATGGGTTCTTGAATGTGTTTTTACTGAAAAAATCATTCATAAATTAACATACAAAAATGTACAAACACATGAGTAAATAATGTAATGACAAAGGACTACTCCTGTGAAAAGTGTTTAAAACATCCGTAGATTTCAGTGCAAAAATGTACCCCTGGCACCTCTTCACACGTAAAGGCAAGCTCCAACACTAGAGACGGGGCGAGCCGGCTGCGCGCGggggctgctccccccccccccccgtcggggAAGTCCCTCAACAAGAACCCGGGCCTATCAGAACGAGGACTTTGTAAACACCCCCAAAAAGAAAACGTGTGAAGGGGCGCGCCCGGCCCCTGCGGCCCGGGCTCCCCACGGTGGACGCGAGGAGCCCCCGCGGCCGCGCCCACTCCCGCTCCTCCGCCAGCACCGACCCTGGACACCGTCGGGCTCCCCGAGGGGCTCTGGGCGGTGGGGAGGGCTCCCCTGGGCCCGCCTGTGGAAGCGAGGTGCCGGCCCTGGCCCCGCGCGGGACGGGGGAGGTGGGCAAAGGCCGGGCGTCCGGCGGGGTCACAGCGCCGCGGGCCGCGTGGCATGGGGGGGGACAGACTCTTATTGCTCTGTGCACCCTAAGACAAAGGAAAAGCGAGTGATGGTGGGGGCGGCCCGGGCCGAGGTGTTGGAAAGCCCGCGAGGCTCCCAGCGTCCTCAAGGGCGGCGCCCGCCCTCTCATCCCGGCTGGGTGGCCTTCCTGCGGGGCCGGGGCTCCGGGAGAAGCGCGGGGCCTGGCCGGTCCCTCCCGCCACGTGGGGGTCATACGTCCAGAGAGCGGCGCGCGCAGCAGgaagccccgcccgcccgcccgcccgcgcccgcccatGTAAACCATGAAAATCCACAAGGTCCAAGGCAAacaaggcaattaaaaaaaatacgaagcACTCTCCAGAAAGTACTCCAAGTCACATCGATAGCCttacggaggaggaggagggggatctAGCATGTTCCGGAGTCCCGCAGGAGTGGGCTGACGGGCACTGAGGTTTGGCTCAGGGGAAGAGGCACAGGTTCGAATGCAGCGCAGAGTCTGACGTCAGAGGCAGAGGGCTCCGCCGGCCTCCGGTCGCGGCCGAGGCCCGGTCCCCGAGCAGCCGGCTCCGCCGTGTCACCTGCTGTCCGCCGGGCACAGGGCAGAGGACGCGGCGAAGGAGCGCTTCAGAAGTCGGAGGGGGACAcgggagggctgggctggggaccgGAGAGTTCACCCCAACACCCCCGCTCTCCCCACAAGTGGGAAGCCCAGGAGGCAGGGTCCGCACAGACAGCTGCGAAGGCTCCGCTTTGTGGGGGGGAGACTTGGTCTGCATAGCCCGGGATGGCCTCAAACCCCCATCTTCCCAGCTCAgcctctgagtgctgggattccgGGCATGCACCACCGCACTGGCTTCCGGGGGGCCTGACGTGGGCATTCTACGCGCTCCACGGCAGCTGCCTCCTGGGTAGGAGGAGGGGGATGAGAGGTGTGGCCGCAGGAGCAAGGAAGCCACAGGGGAGGCGCGAGGCAGCGCTGAGGAGGGAGGGGCGGCCCGTCACCTCTACCCCCTCCCTTTCAAAGGGACAGCCAAGCGAGCAAGGGCACCCTCGTCTCACTGCAACTGAATGTCCCTGCTTGCTAGCCAGATGAGTGACGGGATGTACAAATCTTCACTTTGAATTGGAGCCAGctacaaaaattaaattttacaaagGCATTTTACACGCTTATTTACACTTAGACTTCTTCAAGAAGTGATTGTGATGTGTCTACTTGCCGCCccaagccctcccctcccccggtcCCCACCCAAAGCAGGACATTCAAAAAAAAACGAGAACCAAAGAGCACACCGGAGGCGCAGAAGATGGCTGGCGGGGGGCTGCCGGGCAGGGTCGCCCCTGGGCTCCGGGCGCCCTCCGAGGgtctgggggggggaggctccaGGGGCCACGCCGGCCGCGCCCTGTCTCTCCCGGGCCGCAGAGGGCGTCCCCGCGAGCCCGGCGGCGTCCGGAGGTCGCGTCAGTAGTCCCCCACCTGGGCCAGCTCGGGGGTCAGGTTGACGGTTATGTTCTTATACAAGGCGTCGTACGTGACGTTTGCGAAGTAGTTGAGGTTGTTGAGCCCGTCCAGCGCCTGGCGCTCCTTGGACTTCCTCAGCAGCGCGTACCTGGGCGTGTGGGGGGACACAGCTGGGGCCGCCTCTCCCGCGccccctggcctcccctccccgagCCACGGCCGGCTCACCCCTCGCTTCCCGGGCTGCCGCGTCAGCTGCCCACCGCAAACCCCACCCGAGCCCCAAGGAAGTCCCGCCCACCCCggcggtggggaggggcggggggggggggggaagcagtcgGTACCCACCTTCCAAGGAACTGCACTTCCCCGCGGTGGTGGTGGGGGATGGAGCGGTACTTCCCCGTGTCCCCTTCGGGCCGGCTCACAGAGTAGCCCGCATTCTGCACCCTGTCCACAAGAGACACACGTGGGACTGGAGGCGGAGAGGACACGCGGCAGGAAGGCAGCCAGAGCCTCCCGGGGCGCGCCTTCCGTCAGCGGGCGTCCCCTTCTGGGGGTGTCTAGCGAGGAAGGTGGAACCCGGCCCTCAAGGAGGTGCCACAGCTCAGCCTGGCTTTTCCCCATTTTACAGCTGTTTCTGCCTAGGCCGCCTTCAAACCtcggtcctcagcctcctgaatagctacaattacagattaCGTACAgtgtcatttaattttctttctgcttgccagaagagaataaaaatagcggCTTTGGCGGGGTGtagattctgttttgtttctaatgaCGAGGTCTCATGACACAGCCAGCCTAGCCTTTATCTCATATCCCCCTAAATgcttgggttacaggtgtgtgctatcgCTTCTGGCGCTATAGTTGTGGAATTTGAAAGACAAATCATATAAGTTACGTCTCAGAGACAGCTCATGTGAACTGGTTCAGCATCACCACTGAAACTGCACACACTGctcaacacgtgtgtgtgtgtgtgtgtgtgtgtgtgtgtgtaccgacgtgccaatcccagggcttgaactcagggcctgggcactatctctgaactttttatGTTCAAGCCTTGAGCTCTTGCCATaggccacttttagctttttgatagttaactggagataaagagtctcatggattttcatgccTGAGCAGGGTTTGAaacgcgaccctcagatctcagcctcctgagcagctagggtggcagatgtgggccactggtgcccagctcattgAATGGATTATGAAACCCAACTCCGCCCCTCGGTTAAGGACACTCGGATGACACGCCCGGCTTCACCTTCCTGGCTGGCCTGTGCAGGAAGCTGCAGGCCACGGGGCCCACGGGGGCCGTACCTGTTCCAGAGGTCATCATCCTCTccgccccagccccagaatgCATTGGGAAAGCCGTTGATCTTCCGGAACTGCTCCACGGTGAGGCCGCTCACTCCACCAAAGAACTCAGTGTAAGGAAGCCTGGAAGGGAAGACAGTGAGGCCCTGTGGAAGGACGGATGGGCAGCGAGGCCCTCCGTGCTGAGGGTGAATTTCCTGTAGCCACCCCCTCACTGCAcaccccccctcctccgccccaaGAAACTAACAGAATTCTCGTTTTCTTGGGTGCTAGGACGAAACCCGTGGTGTGCTAGGTAAGTGTTAAGCTATGCTCTCAGACCCTGGCTTTTGTGAGGAGGGAAGCAATACCGGGACTTGAAATTCAGGGCCTCGTGTTTGCCAAGCAGGTACTCTATTATGGCTCGGCCACACCCGTGGCCAGGGTTGATCACCAGGGTCGGAACTCGAGGACTCTTATGTGCTCAGCTCCCGCTGGCTTTCTGCTAGTTACTCTGGTGATGGGAGTCTCATCGActcttctacttgggctggcctccaaacatGAtctcccagatctcagcttcctgagcagccaggattgtaggtgtgacccactggccTCTGCGCCCTGGATAATTgttgcatgtgtgccagtcctgggcattgtccctgagcttcttttgcccaagggtagtgctttaccagtttcacgtctagctttttgctggttaattgaaggcaagaatctcactgacttttttgactagactggctttgaaccacaatcctcagatctcagcctcctgaacagctaggagtacagaggtaagccaccagcacccagccctaggTGACTTTTAACAAGTTTATTGAGATAACAGCTACTCCATATAATTCACTCAATGGTCTTTCTTCACTGAGCTGTGCAATGTGACCATCATCATTAGGACACTTCACTCCCCACAACCACGTCGCCCCCACTCCATAGCTGCACCCTGAGCCATCCCTCTTCGACTTTGTGCCTTCATCTGCCGGCACACCGGAACCGCACAGCCTGGGGGCCCTGTGCCGGCTTTTCTCCTAGCAGCGTCTCCAAGGCTCACCCAGGGCCCCCGTTCTCTGCTGAGAGAACCCCACACCTTGTCCATCAGCTGACGACCCCCGGGCCGCGCACGCACCTCGTCTCGGCCACTGTGCCCTGCTGACGGGGAGGGTGTGATACTCACAGGTACATGTACTTGTCCAGTTTAGGCGCAAAGTGCCTGGGCATCTGCCCACACCCATAGTAGTTGCGATCGCTTTCTGGTATGTGGTCCACGTCATGGAAAATAAGACAGTCCCACTCCAAGTCCTTCATTGCTTCTTGGAAACCAACGTTGAAAAGCATGGCTCGGTTAAAGGGTTGGGTGCCAACCTACAAGAGGCAGAATTCTTTCTTCAGGTGATTTTTGAATAAAATCTTTGCGTCTCACCATGCCAAATCAGCACCTCCTGGAAGGGGCCCCTGTGTAGGTGTGTTTGGGCCCAGCCCCTCTCCGGGGACACAGCCAACAGGGTCACCCGCTCTCTGGCCTGGATGTCCTCGGATAGAGAACAGGGGCAAATCCGAGCTCTCCTCTCCATGGCTGCTAAGGCAGAACCAGAAGTGAGGCGCAGAAGTGAGGGGGGTGTCAGAGGAACGCTGGCCGCTTCCGGTCCCTGCCACCCAGCAACACCTGCCAGCCACTTCCTTCAGCCACTGACCAACGGTAACTTCTGCGGCCTAAGGCAAATCTAGTGTGAAGAGGGGTGTGAGCGTGAGGGACAACAGCACTGAGCTTGCCAGGACTCAGGCCTAGCGACTAAGAACTCGGCAGCTCCAGAAAGCAGCCCTCGCTAAGCTGAACTCTGGTCATTGTTACCCCTGCCAGTGACCATATAATACTCAGCCTAGGCGAGGCACGAGCACAGTGATGTTGGCTCTTCAGGGGCTCAAGCCCGGGGAAGCAGGAGCGGTGACTTCCACAGAGCTTTGGGGTGCTTCACCCCACTCCCAGATGCTCTCGTCCTCTCGCACCCCGCAAGCAGCGCAGAGAGCCTCCAAGTGCTCTCCGGAGGCAGGGCTGGCACAAGACCCCCACCGTGGAGCCCAGAGGACCAAGGGGACTCAGCCAGCTTTGTGTTCACCTGTGGAGCCTCTAGTTTGAGGGTCATGGGGTAAAAGTTGAACGTGTGCACACGAATGTGGCAGTGTGTGGCAAACCCCATCACTCGAGTTTGAGGATGGCCTGTACTGAGTGTAACTGTGTGTCACTAaaccaagataaataaaaatcaaaaaggaataccaggcaccaatggcttacacctgtaatcctagctactcaggaagctgaggaccatggttcaaagccagcctgggaaagaaagtctatgaggctcttatcttgttaactaccaaaaggccagaagtggctcaagtggtagagccttgagcataaaagctaagagacaatgcagacgggcaggaaggcaggcacacatgcacgcacacggaATACTACACAGGACCAACAGCACCAGCACGGGCGGGAGGGGACGGGGGGACACACACAGATGTGCCCTGGACTCGGGTCTGCCACGTTGGGCAACACCGCACACCAAGGGCCAGCACTGCcggtcccctccccacccagagcAGCCTGGTGCTGCAGGGTCGGCCCAGTCCCCGCATCCCCCTGCTGCCtcagaagagcaggaggaggggcaAGGGCCGCCTGCTCACCTGCTCCACCACGTAGAAGGCGAACTGCAGGCGCTGGCGCTGCAGCATGGGCAGCAGGTGTCGGAGCAGGACCGGCAGGTGCTCGTGGCGGTTCCGGAAGGGGATAAGGATGGCCACCTACAGCAGATCACAAGACCAAGCCACCAGGTCAGTTCCCTGCACCGCGTAGAGCCGGGCACCCCTGCAGAAGGCGAGGGAAGGCCTTGGGGAATGCCACATCCCGTGCTGCAGGCCTCGCCAGCAAGCCCAGCACCTCCCCGCCCCACTGCACTGCACTCTTCCCCACctgcccacccccgccccgcacgGCACACCCCATGCCCCATCCTGCCCACCGACACTGCCCCGCCCAGCGCACACACAGCACGGAGCCCAGCCCCACAGGCCCGCACACAGGACGCACCAACTTGCTCACACCGTGAGGTCTCTTGACTGAAGCCAGGTAGCACGGCCTTGAACCAACCTGGTGCTGAGTTGAACTCctatctattccattctattccttagCCTATGCACTTGTGATTTAGGGGTTTGGAACCCAGGCCTTGTACTAGACagtcgctctaccacttgagccacgcacacacacgcacccacccacccctgcgTGGGTCTTACAGTAACCTGGAGGACAAGGTACGCAGTGCCGGCCGTGGACCGACCCCGCTAGGCCTCCTAACCCCCCAGGTTTCCAAACTCAGACTCCTGCCCCATCACCAAAATAATGCAGGTTTCTACGGCAAGGGAAGAGCCCACGGACGCTACCCAATGCAAGTacagtgggggggcggggggggcgcggttgggagggaagaggaggcctGATTAGGAAGTGGGCTTGCCGGCCCTGGGCCGTGCCCGACGCACCTTCCACCGGGGCACGCAGTCGGAAGGCCTCCAGTGGCCTCCGAGCTTGATGGTGGGGTCTCTGGAGAAGAGCTCGTGGATGCTGTCCATTCCGATTTCGCTCATGTTCACATCTATGGGGCCCTCTGAACACACAGGACAAAAAGGTCAAGGCGGCATACAAGGCCAGgcccccccctccatccccctcaGTCCCCGGGGAGTTCAATGCTCTCTTCGCTGGTGCTTTACCAGGGGCCAGAGCCACACCCCACTTGCTGCTGCATTTCCAGGCATCACTACTATCGGGTAAAGAAGCAGAGGGAGGGCTAAGGCCTGGGCCATGTGCTGTGCCGTGGGCTTTATTAGTGCTGGGCTTCTACACAGGAGAAAGTGGCAAGAGCAGCCAGCTTCTCATGACGTTAAGCAAGACACCAGTGCCGGCCCAGGTCTAAGGGCAGAATGCTAGTCCGTGCTGTCGGCCAAGAAGCAGAACCCGGACAGTGAATGGAGATTTGATAGCGCTAGCCTCAGTGTTGTCAAACTAAAACTGAGGCTGCTAGGAAGATGACAGAAGGATGTGGGGAGATGTGATGAAAGGGCAGGCCTCCAGCAGCACCTGCACGGCCACACCCAGGCATTCACGAGGGGCAGATGCATGCTCAGATACCACACACTGTGGCCAACCACTACTGACACTGGGCAAAAAGTCAACTTATTggccttaaaaaaatgaaacactcggggctggggatatagcctagtggcaagagtgcctgcctcggatacacgaggccctaggttcgattccccagcaccacatatacagaaaacggccagaagcggcgctgtggctcaagtggcagagtgctagccttgagcgggaagaagccagggacagtgctcaggcccggagtccaaggcccacgactggccaaaaaaaaaaaaaaaaaaatgaaacactcgggcactggtggctcacgcctgtaaccccagcttctcagaaggctgagatctgaggattgcagttcgaagccagcccgggcaggaaagtccacaagactcttatctccaataaactactcagaaaaggctgaaagtgaagctgtagttcaagtggtagagagctagccttaggcagagaggcttagggacaccacccaggtcctgagttcaagccccaggaccagcaaaaataaaaaataaggaggggagggaaggagagaaggaaggaaggaggaaggggagggagggagggaaagaaggtggGTGGGCGgccaggcaggcaccagtggctcatgcctataaaactagctactcaggaggattagaTCTGGAGGCTcacggttcgaggccagcccaggtagaaacaaACGTCTTCAAGACTCCAATTGACCTGGCTACAAAGTGATAATGCACCAGctatgagggaaaaaaaacaaacaaacaagattgCAAAGCCCTCACTTcaggccctagtaccagcaaaaacaaaaccagaaacaagGAAGCGTAACTAAGCTGGTGTCAGTGGCtaacgcctacaatcctagctacttaggaggctgaaatgtgagaactgtggttcaaggccagcccgggcgggaaagtccatgagactctttatctccaatgaaatggccagaagtagagcttcagCTCAAGTGGGAGACCACTATCTGGGTGAAAAAAGCTTAGGGCCGGTgcctgtgccctgagttcaagccccaggatctgcacgaggagaggaggggaggagaggggagggggaagggaggggaagggaggagatggggaggaggcAGAATTAAGA
This window encodes:
- the B4galt5 gene encoding beta-1,4-galactosyltransferase 5 isoform X2 → MSEIGMDSIHELFSRDPTIKLGGHWRPSDCVPRWKVAILIPFRNRHEHLPVLLRHLLPMLQRQRLQFAFYVVEQVGTQPFNRAMLFNVGFQEAMKDLEWDCLIFHDVDHIPESDRNYYGCGQMPRHFAPKLDKYMYLLPYTEFFGGVSGLTVEQFRKINGFPNAFWGWGGEDDDLWNRVQNAGYSVSRPEGDTGKYRSIPHHHRGEVQFLGRYALLRKSKERQALDGLNNLNYFANVTYDALYKNITVNLTPELAQVGDY
- the B4galt5 gene encoding beta-1,4-galactosyltransferase 5 isoform X1, with the translated sequence MRARRGLRRLPRRSLLAALFFFSLSSSLLYFVYVAPGIVNTYLFMVQAQGILLRDNVRTIGAQVYEQVVRSAYAKRNSSLNDSDYPLDLNHSEISPPTTTFLPEDFTYFANHPCPERLPSMKGPIDVNMSEIGMDSIHELFSRDPTIKLGGHWRPSDCVPRWKVAILIPFRNRHEHLPVLLRHLLPMLQRQRLQFAFYVVEQVGTQPFNRAMLFNVGFQEAMKDLEWDCLIFHDVDHIPESDRNYYGCGQMPRHFAPKLDKYMYLLPYTEFFGGVSGLTVEQFRKINGFPNAFWGWGGEDDDLWNRVQNAGYSVSRPEGDTGKYRSIPHHHRGEVQFLGRYALLRKSKERQALDGLNNLNYFANVTYDALYKNITVNLTPELAQVGDY